In one window of Nocardiopsis aegyptia DNA:
- a CDS encoding LysR family transcriptional regulator, producing the protein MDLELRHLRTLCLLADTGSVTRAAAALSTSQPALTTQLQRIEREVGGPLFHRGRAGVKPTELGEFVLVRARSVLLSMDDLVNDITARGASPSTLRIGGVGSLALELSARMSDVVPHVPVQVRTEYSPKLVTDLVRAGRLDAGTTIDYADRDPSTDGPLAWAMLAVEPLHVALWADHPAADSPVVRLADLADSPWALTPPDGAGWPDCFYLACQRAGFTPDVPFRLYERSEIRDLISDRRAIAPCQSDFETGANVVVRPLAGAPIQLRHLLVWRRDGAVHQYADQIARVARRILDRGPRDTGEPVLPTR; encoded by the coding sequence ATGGACCTCGAACTCCGCCACCTGCGCACCCTCTGCCTCCTGGCCGACACCGGCAGCGTGACCAGGGCGGCCGCCGCGCTCTCCACGTCCCAGCCCGCCCTGACCACACAGCTGCAGCGGATCGAGCGCGAGGTCGGCGGACCCCTGTTCCATCGCGGGCGCGCGGGCGTCAAACCGACCGAGCTCGGAGAGTTCGTCCTGGTCAGAGCACGCTCCGTCCTGTTGTCCATGGACGATCTGGTGAACGACATCACCGCGCGCGGCGCCTCGCCCTCCACGCTGCGGATCGGCGGCGTCGGATCGCTGGCCCTGGAGTTGTCGGCGCGGATGTCGGACGTGGTCCCCCACGTGCCCGTCCAGGTCCGCACGGAGTACTCCCCCAAACTGGTCACCGACCTGGTCCGGGCCGGACGCCTGGACGCCGGGACCACCATCGACTACGCGGACCGCGATCCCTCCACGGACGGCCCGCTGGCCTGGGCGATGCTGGCCGTGGAACCGCTCCATGTGGCCCTGTGGGCCGACCACCCGGCCGCGGACTCCCCTGTCGTGCGCCTCGCCGACCTCGCCGACAGCCCCTGGGCTCTGACACCCCCCGACGGCGCGGGCTGGCCCGACTGCTTCTACCTCGCCTGCCAGCGCGCGGGCTTCACCCCCGACGTGCCCTTCCGGCTCTACGAGCGCTCGGAGATCCGCGACCTCATCTCCGACCGCCGGGCGATCGCGCCCTGCCAGTCGGATTTCGAGACCGGGGCCAACGTGGTGGTCCGGCCGCTGGCCGGCGCGCCGATCCAGCTGCGCCACCTCCTGGTCTGGCGCCGCGACGGAGCCGTGCACCAGTACGCCGACCAGATCGCCCGGGTGGCCCGACGGATCCTGGACCGCGGACCCCGCGACACCGGCGAACCGGTCCTCCCGACGCGCTGA
- a CDS encoding acyl-CoA dehydrogenase family protein translates to MAVERTLHTPEAEQLLDLTREIVDKELLPRAAGDEDNAVFPREVFGTLGAAGLLGLPYSSDHGGGDQPYEVYLQVVEELARGWLAVGLGVSVHTLSCYPMAAFGTDEQRAAHLPDMLGGDMLGAYCLSEAASGSDAAALTTRAEDTGRGYRVNGAKAWITHGGRADYYTLFARTGGPGSGAKGISCFHVPAGTPGLDAAAPEHKMGMNSSPTAGVLFDGVELDEGALIGPRDQGFGIALSALDSGRLGIAACAVGVAQAALDAAVSYSRERHQFGRAIGDFQGVGFMLADMATQVAASRELYLAAARLRDAGRPFGERAAMAKLMATDTAMRVTTDAVQVFGGYGYTRDFPVERYMREAKVLQIVEGTNQVQRMVISRHLARS, encoded by the coding sequence ATGGCGGTCGAACGCACACTGCACACTCCGGAGGCCGAGCAGCTGCTCGACCTGACCCGGGAGATCGTGGACAAGGAGCTCCTGCCGCGCGCGGCAGGCGACGAGGACAACGCCGTCTTCCCCCGCGAGGTCTTCGGCACGCTGGGCGCCGCGGGCCTGCTCGGCCTGCCCTACTCCTCCGACCACGGCGGCGGCGACCAGCCCTACGAGGTCTACCTCCAGGTCGTGGAGGAACTGGCCCGCGGCTGGCTCGCGGTCGGCCTGGGCGTGAGCGTGCACACCCTGTCGTGCTACCCGATGGCCGCCTTCGGCACCGACGAGCAGCGCGCCGCCCACCTGCCCGACATGCTCGGCGGCGACATGCTCGGCGCCTACTGCCTGTCGGAGGCCGCCTCCGGGTCCGACGCGGCCGCCCTGACCACACGGGCCGAGGACACCGGCCGGGGCTACCGGGTCAACGGCGCCAAGGCGTGGATCACCCACGGCGGCCGGGCCGACTACTACACGCTCTTCGCCCGCACCGGGGGGCCCGGGTCCGGCGCCAAGGGGATCAGCTGCTTCCACGTGCCCGCCGGTACCCCCGGCCTGGACGCGGCCGCCCCCGAGCACAAGATGGGCATGAACTCCTCGCCCACCGCCGGCGTGCTGTTCGACGGGGTCGAACTCGACGAGGGGGCGCTCATCGGGCCGCGGGACCAGGGCTTCGGCATCGCGCTGTCCGCCCTGGACTCCGGCCGCCTGGGCATCGCGGCCTGCGCCGTCGGCGTGGCCCAGGCCGCGCTGGACGCGGCCGTGTCCTACTCGCGCGAACGCCACCAGTTCGGCCGGGCCATCGGCGACTTCCAGGGAGTGGGCTTCATGCTGGCCGACATGGCCACCCAGGTCGCCGCCTCCCGGGAGCTGTACCTGGCGGCCGCCCGCCTGCGCGACGCCGGCCGCCCCTTCGGCGAGCGCGCCGCGATGGCCAAGCTCATGGCCACCGACACCGCCATGCGCGTGACCACCGACGCCGTCCAGGTGTTCGGCGGCTACGGCTACACCCGCGACTTCCCGGTGGAGCGGTACATGCGCGAGGCCAAGGTCCTCCAGATCGTCGAGGGCACCAACCAGGTGCAGCGCATGGTGATCAGCCGCCACCTGGCCCGGTCCTGA
- a CDS encoding 4'-phosphopantetheinyl transferase family protein, which yields MTVDSAPLAPTVWWARTSDADSRLLHLLDEGELARNARFRQQADRDRHLLGRSLARLALADLAGCPPEKVTFDLRCRSCEDKERTGARGGDAEPHGKPHPSGPAQGLEISVSHSGDWVGLAVSEGVPVGIDVEGVSAARDVEGLADYTLAEAERRAWLLLPAEERVSAFFGYWARKEALLKATGLGLSGGLRRVAVSPPHTPARLLSWEGGGGPDAAWLSDLDRGADYRSALAVLTDRPVEVVVRSPRDTAALLGS from the coding sequence ATGACGGTCGACTCCGCACCCCTGGCCCCCACCGTCTGGTGGGCCCGCACCTCCGACGCCGACTCCCGCCTCCTGCACCTGCTCGACGAGGGCGAGCTGGCGCGCAACGCCCGCTTCCGCCAACAGGCCGACCGCGACCGGCACCTGTTGGGCCGCTCGCTGGCCCGGCTGGCGCTGGCCGACCTGGCCGGCTGCCCTCCGGAGAAGGTCACCTTCGACCTGCGCTGCCGCTCCTGCGAGGACAAGGAGCGCACCGGGGCGCGCGGCGGTGACGCCGAACCCCACGGCAAGCCGCACCCCTCGGGGCCGGCCCAGGGGCTGGAGATCTCGGTGAGCCACTCCGGCGACTGGGTGGGCCTGGCGGTGAGCGAGGGTGTGCCGGTCGGCATCGACGTCGAGGGCGTCTCGGCGGCGCGCGACGTCGAGGGGCTGGCCGACTACACGCTGGCCGAGGCGGAGCGCCGGGCCTGGCTGCTCCTGCCCGCCGAGGAGCGCGTGTCCGCGTTCTTCGGCTACTGGGCGCGCAAGGAGGCCCTGCTCAAGGCCACCGGCCTGGGCTTGTCGGGCGGCCTGCGCCGGGTGGCCGTGTCCCCGCCGCACACGCCGGCGCGGCTGCTGTCCTGGGAGGGCGGCGGAGGACCGGACGCGGCGTGGCTGTCCGACCTGGACCGGGGCGCGGACTACCGGTCGGCCCTGGCGGTGCTGACGGACCGGCCGGTCGAGGTGGTCGTGCGCTCCCCGCGCGACACCGCCGCCCTGCTCGGCTCCTAG
- a CDS encoding DeoR/GlpR family DNA-binding transcription regulator gives MAEENRPAFAAERRERILELVRANGTMSLRDIAVKVRASEVTVRRDVRALEAEGLVDRRRGGAALPGRIGHEQSYAGKSEQCAAEKAAIAASAARLVRPGDAVTIGPGSTAEALARELASHTDLTVVTNSLRVADALLNAAGVEVVMTGGTLHGPIRALVGAAAEQFLDGLRVNRAFLTGNGVSADRGLSTPNPAVASVDRALAGCAEEVIVLADHTKIGADTMVPTVAPEMIAHLVTDNRADPEVLMTLEETGALVHVAVVMDARGQ, from the coding sequence ATGGCCGAGGAGAACCGTCCGGCGTTCGCCGCCGAACGCCGGGAGCGCATTCTCGAACTGGTCCGCGCCAACGGGACCATGTCCCTGCGTGATATCGCGGTCAAGGTCCGGGCCTCGGAGGTGACCGTCCGGCGGGACGTGCGCGCCCTGGAGGCCGAGGGCCTGGTCGACCGCCGCCGCGGCGGCGCCGCGCTGCCCGGCCGGATCGGGCACGAACAGAGCTACGCCGGCAAGAGTGAGCAGTGCGCGGCCGAGAAGGCCGCCATCGCCGCCTCCGCCGCCCGGCTGGTCCGCCCGGGCGACGCCGTCACCATCGGTCCGGGCAGCACCGCCGAGGCCCTCGCCCGCGAACTCGCCTCCCACACCGACCTGACCGTGGTCACCAACTCCCTGCGCGTGGCCGACGCCCTGCTGAACGCCGCCGGCGTCGAGGTCGTGATGACCGGCGGGACCCTGCACGGACCCATCAGGGCCCTGGTGGGGGCCGCGGCCGAGCAGTTCCTCGACGGGCTGCGGGTCAACCGGGCCTTCCTCACCGGCAACGGGGTCAGCGCCGACCGCGGCCTGAGCACGCCCAACCCGGCGGTGGCCAGCGTCGACCGCGCGCTGGCGGGCTGCGCCGAGGAGGTCATCGTGCTGGCCGACCACACCAAGATCGGCGCGGACACCATGGTCCCCACTGTCGCCCCCGAGATGATCGCCCACCTGGTCACCGACAACCGTGCCGACCCCGAGGTCCTGATGACCCTGGAGGAGACCGGCGCCCTCGTGCACGTCGCCGTCGTCATGGACGCGCGGGGGCAGTGA
- a CDS encoding polyprenol monophosphomannose synthase, whose amino-acid sequence MPSQPTPPDQPSSEPVHVTPSPVALPAPWSGSRVTVVVPTYDEAANLPRLVAQLMALDLPELRVVVVDDNSPDGTGEIADKLAVEHRGRISVVHRTTKDGLGRAYVAGMTHALDEGAEFVVQMDADLSHPVGYVPQLLGTLHSTNADVVIGSRYVPGGSLSERWGLRRRLLSGWANTYVKTLLAMPVRDVTAGFKIWRSSALRVLDLPGIESTGYAFQVEMHYRAFRRGQKMMEIPIHFEDRVEGESKLDAAVALEAALRPLRLRRAEQRRP is encoded by the coding sequence ATGCCCTCCCAGCCGACGCCCCCGGACCAGCCCTCGTCCGAGCCGGTCCACGTGACGCCGTCGCCCGTCGCCCTGCCCGCCCCCTGGTCGGGGTCGCGGGTGACCGTCGTGGTTCCCACCTACGACGAGGCGGCCAACCTGCCGCGCCTGGTCGCCCAGCTCATGGCGCTGGACCTGCCGGAACTGCGGGTCGTGGTGGTCGACGACAACTCGCCGGACGGCACCGGCGAGATCGCCGACAAGCTCGCCGTGGAGCACCGGGGCCGGATCAGCGTGGTCCACCGCACGACCAAGGACGGCCTGGGCCGCGCCTACGTGGCCGGTATGACGCACGCCCTGGACGAGGGCGCCGAGTTCGTCGTCCAGATGGACGCCGACCTCAGCCATCCCGTCGGCTACGTCCCCCAACTGCTGGGCACACTGCACTCCACCAACGCCGACGTGGTGATCGGCAGCCGCTACGTCCCCGGCGGCAGCCTGTCCGAGCGCTGGGGGCTGCGTCGCCGCCTGCTCAGCGGATGGGCCAACACCTACGTCAAGACCCTCCTGGCCATGCCCGTGCGTGACGTCACCGCCGGGTTCAAGATCTGGCGCTCCTCGGCGCTGCGCGTGCTCGACCTGCCCGGGATCGAGAGCACCGGCTACGCCTTCCAGGTCGAGATGCACTACCGCGCCTTCCGGCGCGGCCAGAAGATGATGGAGATCCCCATCCACTTCGAGGACCGCGTCGAGGGCGAGAGCAAGCTCGACGCCGCGGTGGCCCTGGAGGCCGCCCTGCGCCCCCTGCGCCTGCGCCGCGCGGAGCAGCGGCGACCCTGA
- a CDS encoding MFS transporter — protein MLTATVLGSGMAFLDSTVVTVALPAIGDDLRTGMSGLQWVVNGYMITLSALILLSGSLSDRFGRVRLFMAGVVVFALASVLCTFAPTLEWLVAGRVVQGLGGAMLTPGSLAILQAGFREEDRARAIGAWSGLTGVAGAVGPFVGGWLVEIGDWRLIFLINVPMAAAVLLISWFKVPESSDTGADHGLDYTGALLGVLALGGVTYALIQWGAAGATPAVVTAAVVGVLALAAFVLAEARGRHPMLPLGIFSSVPFSVTNAATVLVYGALGPMLFLLVIFLQEVGGYSPVAAGAASLPITVLMLLLSARSGKLAARIGPRPQLLVGPLLLAGGFLLLSRLGPDAPYLTGVLPGVLLVALGLASAVAPLTATVLASAPERHAGLASGVNNTFARGAQLIGVAAVPVAAGISGGAGEGADGSAGASAIAQGFGPAMLILAGMCGLAALCALALPRPSARRAERGMRRREKAGRGTEEAVAPKPPTPPSRFCGATEPPWQSCPGSSAGTDHHTSGGDR, from the coding sequence ATGCTGACGGCGACGGTCCTGGGCTCGGGTATGGCGTTCCTGGACTCCACGGTCGTGACGGTGGCGCTGCCAGCCATCGGGGACGATCTCCGCACGGGCATGTCCGGGCTCCAGTGGGTCGTCAACGGGTACATGATCACGCTGTCCGCGCTGATCCTGCTCAGCGGATCGCTCTCGGACCGGTTCGGGCGGGTGCGCCTGTTCATGGCCGGGGTCGTGGTGTTCGCCCTGGCGTCGGTGCTGTGCACCTTCGCTCCCACCCTGGAGTGGCTGGTGGCGGGGCGGGTCGTCCAGGGCCTGGGCGGCGCGATGCTGACCCCGGGCAGCCTGGCGATCCTCCAGGCGGGGTTCCGCGAGGAGGACCGGGCCCGGGCGATCGGCGCCTGGTCGGGGCTGACCGGCGTCGCCGGGGCCGTGGGGCCGTTCGTGGGCGGATGGCTCGTGGAGATCGGCGACTGGCGGCTGATCTTCCTCATCAACGTCCCGATGGCCGCGGCCGTGCTGCTGATCTCCTGGTTCAAGGTGCCCGAGTCGAGTGACACCGGGGCCGACCACGGGCTGGACTACACCGGCGCCCTGCTGGGCGTGCTGGCACTGGGCGGGGTCACCTACGCGCTGATCCAGTGGGGCGCGGCGGGAGCCACGCCGGCGGTGGTGACCGCGGCCGTGGTCGGCGTGCTCGCTCTGGCGGCCTTCGTCCTGGCCGAGGCGCGCGGCCGGCACCCGATGCTGCCGCTGGGCATCTTCTCCTCGGTCCCGTTCAGCGTGACCAACGCGGCCACGGTGCTGGTCTACGGGGCGCTGGGGCCGATGCTCTTCCTCCTCGTCATCTTCCTGCAGGAGGTGGGCGGGTACTCGCCGGTCGCGGCGGGAGCGGCGTCCCTGCCGATCACCGTCCTGATGTTGCTGCTGTCGGCCCGCTCGGGCAAGCTGGCCGCGCGGATCGGCCCCCGGCCCCAGCTGCTGGTGGGTCCGCTGCTGCTGGCGGGCGGCTTCCTGCTCCTGTCGCGGCTGGGACCGGACGCCCCCTACCTGACCGGTGTCCTGCCGGGGGTGCTGCTGGTGGCGTTGGGGCTGGCGTCGGCGGTGGCGCCGCTGACCGCGACCGTCCTGGCCTCGGCGCCCGAACGGCACGCGGGCCTGGCCTCGGGCGTCAACAACACCTTCGCGCGCGGCGCGCAGCTCATCGGGGTGGCCGCCGTTCCGGTGGCGGCGGGCATCAGCGGCGGTGCCGGCGAGGGGGCGGACGGCTCGGCGGGGGCGTCGGCGATCGCCCAGGGCTTCGGGCCGGCGATGCTGATCCTGGCGGGGATGTGCGGGCTGGCCGCGCTGTGCGCGCTGGCACTGCCGCGCCCGTCGGCACGGCGGGCGGAGCGGGGGATGAGGCGGCGCGAGAAGGCCGGACGGGGCACGGAGGAGGCGGTCGCACCGAAGCCGCCGACACCGCCGTCGCGGTTCTGCGGGGCGACGGAGCCGCCGTGGCAGTCCTGCCCGGGGTCGAGCGCGGGCACCGACCACCACACCTCCGGCGGCGATCGCTAG